The Amycolatopsis coloradensis sequence AACGCCGTGACGCCACCGAGCCAGAGCAGTCCGACGGGGAGGTTGAACCGGTCACCGGGATTGAAGAGGGGCCTGCGCACCGGCTGCCCGGCCCAGATGACCCGTTCGCCCGGAAGGAGGTCGATCTGCCCCTCATGCATGCCACGGCATGCTACCCGTCCGGGGGGCGGGCGACAGTGTCCGTTCGTCGGTGAAATTCCGGGCCGAACGGACCTATCCGAGTCGTCGGCGCGGGTGGGTCGTGAGTGTGACCGAAATCCGCGAGACTCGCCCGTGCCCGGCGTCTAGCGTGGGTGACCGTGACGTGGAGTTCGTACAGCAGCTATCTGGTCATCGTCGTCCTGATCGTCCTCGCGCCGGGGCCGGACACGATGGTGATGCTCAAGAACTCGCTCTCCGGCGGCACCCGCGGCGGGTTCCTCGCCACGGCCGGGATCTTCGTGGCCAACGCCGTCCAGGGCACCGCCGCCGCGCTCGGCCTCGGCGTCGTCATCGCGCAGTCGCAGCCGGTGTTCGTGACGCTCAAATGGGTCGGTGCCGCCTACCTGGTCTTCCTCGGTTTCCAGGCACTGCGCGGCGCGTGGCGAGGTGACTACTCCGGTGTCGCGGCGGTGAAGCAGCAACGATCGAGCGGGTTCCGCCGCTTCCGTGAGGGCTTCCTTTCCAACATCACCAACCCGAAGGTGCTCGTGCTGTACCTGTCGGTGCTGCCGCAGTTCCTCGACCCCGTGACGACGTCGGCGTGGCACGCGCTACTGCTCGCCTACACCGTCGCGGTGCTGGGCGCGGTCTGGCTGCTGACGCTGTTGTTCTTCGTGCACCGCGTGCGGGCTTGGCTGGAGCGCCGCAAGGTCCGGCGCGCGCTCGACGGCGTCACCGGGACCGCGCTGGTCGGCTTCGGCGCCGCTCTCGTCCTCGAGTAACCCCTTCGGTCGTTTACGCGATACTCCGGATGTCGCAATGGCGCGACCTTAGGAGGCTTCGATGAACAAGAAGACCTACGGCGTTCTCGCCGGAGCCGCCTTCTCCCTCATTCTCCTCGGCGCGGCCCCGGCCGAGGCCGGCGAGCGCGGCAACGGCGGCACACCGCCGGGACGCGCCCAGGACACCACCAAACCGCGGCCTCCGTCCAAAGCGGACTTCTCCGGGCGCGGCGCCAACAAGCACGGGCCCTATGACTCCACACGCGACGGTTCGCCGTCGGCCAACGGCAACGGCGGCGGTGAAGCCGCTGGGAAGCCCTGCGCCGGCTGCGTCGGCAAGGCCGACAACAAGAACCCGCCCGGACAGCTGCCCGGCGGCTCGGACGCCAACGCGGGTTACGAATGCGACCGCAACCACGGCGTCGGGCGCGGCAATCCCGCGCACACCGCCTGCGTGCCGGACCGGACACCGCCCGCCACGAACCCTCCGGCCGAGACTCCCCCGCGCGGGGGACCGCACGGCGAGGTCGTTCGTCCCGCGGTCGTGCCGGCGGCGGCCCACACCGCGGCCGTCGCACCTCGCGCCGCCAGCGCGGTCAACGCGGTCGCGAGTCCCCCTTCGCTGGCCAAGACCGGTTTCGATCTCGAACCCGTGTTGCTGACCGGGCTGGGTTCGCTGGCCGCGGGTGCCGCGCTGTACACGGGGACCCGGCGGCGCAGGGACGCGTGACTACTTTCGGCGGATGACTTTCCCGCGTCCACCACGTTGAATCCCGTCTCCAGAAGCACGAGACGAGGAGGCCCTTCGTGAGGTTCACCCCCGCCGCCGCCGTCGCGGCGATGGCCGCCGCCCTGCTGCTGGGCGGCGCCACCGCCGCGCCCGCGATCAACTCCTACAACGCCACGCCCGCACCGGAGCGCACCGAGGTCGGTGCCCTCGTCGCGACCTGGGACAACGACGGCGACCCCGCCACCCCCGACCGGGTCGACTGGGTGTGCTCGGGCACGATGGTCGACGCCGACACCTTCCTCACCGCCGCGCACTGCACCACCGATTGGCCCGCCAACGTGCGGTTCTTCGTCTCGCTCGACCAGGACGTGCAAGCGGGTCTCGACGCGGCGGCGAAGAAGTACCCCGGCGACCCGGCGGCGATCGCCAAGGCCGTCGCGGTGGAAGGGGTCGCGCACAACGAGCCCGGGTACCCCGGCAACTCGGCCGACTCGCACGACATCGCCGTCGTCCAGGTGCCCGCGAAGCAGGTCTCCGCGCGCTGGACCTTCACTCCCGCCACGCTGCCGAGCGCCGGCCAGCTCGACGCGCTCGGGCCGCAAGCGCTGAACTCGACGCCGTTCGTGGTCGCCGGCTACGGCACGCAGGAGGCCGTGAACGCGCCGGGCGGGCACACCCATCCGGGCGGCGGAGTCCGGATGAAGGCGCCGGTCACCTTCAACGCGCTGAACAACACGTGGGTGCGGCTGGCGATGACGGCGCCCCAGGGCAACGGCGGCGCCTGTTACGGCGACTCCGGCGGGCCGAACTTCGCCACCATCGGCGGCGAGCGCGTCCTGGTGTCGACGACCATCACCGGCGACGGACCCTGCTACGCCACCAACGTCACCTACCGGCTGGACTCACCGACGTCGCGTGACTTCCTCGCGCCGTTCGTCGCCCTGCCCTGATCAAGCCCGGTCAGGCTCCCCGGCCACGCGCTCGATCCTGGCACCGAGCCGGTTCAGGTTCTCCACGAAGTGCGGGTAACCGCGGTCGATGTGGAAGACGTCCCAGACCTCGGTGACGCCGTCCGCGCACAGCCCGGCCAGCACCAGCCCGGCACCGGCGCGGATGTCCGCGGCCCACACCGGAGCACTCGAGAGCTTCTCCACGCCGCGCACGACGGCGTGGTGGCCATCGGTACGCGCGTCGCCGGAAAGCCGCATCATCTCTTCGATGAACCGGAACCGGGCCTCGTAGATGTTCTCCGTGATCATCGACGTGCCTTCGGAGACCGCGGACAGCGCCACCGCGAACGGCTGCAGGTCGGTCGCGAAACCGGGGTACGGCAGCGTCACCCAGTCGACGGCCTTCGGGCGCTCGTTCTGGACGATGCGGAAACCCTTGTCGTCGAACGTCTCGACCTCGGCGCCCGCCAGGCGGAGCTTGTCGAGGACCAGGTCGAGGTAGTGCGGGTTGACGCCGCGGACGGTCAGGTCGCCCCTGGTCATCGCGGCGGCGAACGCCCAGGTCGCACCGACGATCCGGTCGCCGATCACGCGGTGCTCGGTGGGGTGCAGCTTCTCGACGCCCTCGACGGTGAGGGTCGAGGTGCCCGCGCCTTCGACCTTCGCGCCCATCTCGATCAGCATCGTGCAGATGTCGACGATCTCGGGCTCACGCGCGGCGTTGTCGATGACCGTGGTGCCCTCGGCGAGCACAGCGGCCATCAGGATGTTCTCGGTGGCGCCGACACTCGGGAAGTCCAGCCAGATCTGCGCGCCGCGCAGCCCGTCGGCCTTCGCCACGACACAGCCGTGCTCGATGGTGCTGGTGGCGCCCAGCTTGCGCAGTCCGTTCTGGTGCATGTCCAGCGGACGGGAACCGATGGCGTCACCGCCCGGCAGCGCGACGACGGCCTGCTTGAGCCGTCCGACCAGCGGACCCAGCACGCACACCGACGCGCGCAGCTTGCCCATCGCGGCCGAATCGGCCCGGTGCGACAGCTCTGCCGGAGTGGTGATCTTGGCGGTGTCGCCGTCGATGACGACGTCGCAGCCGACACTGCGCAGGACGTCGCCCATCAGGGGGACGTCCAGGATCTGGGGGCAGTTCGTGATGGTCGTCGTACCCTCGGCCAGCAGGGCCGCGGCCATCAGTTTCAGGACGCTGTTCTTGGCCCCGACCACGTCGACCTCGCCGACCAGCCGTGCTCCGCCGTGCACGTCGAAGTGCTCGCTCATGGGCGCCAATCATGCCCTCTCGCCCGGATTTGCCTTACGCCGGGCCGGTAGAGTCGGCTTCATGGTCGTACGCATCAACCGCGTGTACACGAAGGTCGGCGACAACGGCACCACGGCGCTCGGCGACGGCTCCCGCGTGCCGAAGACATCGCCACGGCTGGGTGCGTACGCCGACGTCGACGAAGCCAACTCCGTCATCGGGCTCGCGCTCGCGATGGGTGGTCTCCCCGAGGAGATCACGCAGGTGCTGCGTGCGGTGCAGAACGATCTCTTCGACGTCGGCGCGGATCTGTGCGCGCCGATCGTGGAGAACCCGCCGTACGAGCCGCTGCGGATCACCGAGCGGTACATCGAGCGGCTGGAAGGCTGGTGCGACGAGTTCAACGAGCGAGTGCCGAAGCTGACGTCGTTCATCCTGCCGGGTGGCACCCCGGGTGCGGCGTTCCTGCACCAGGCCCGCACGGTCGCGCGGCGGGCGGAGCGTTCCGGCTGGACGCTTTTCGAGGCCGAGCAGGCCACGACCAATCAGCTGGCGATCAAGTACCTGAACCGGCTCTCGGATCTGCTGTTCATCCTGTCCCGGCTGGCGAATCCGGACGGCGACATCCTGTGGCAGCCCGGCGGCGCGAGCTGAAGGGGACTTTCCCCTCGTAAGAAGCGGTGAAGGACGCTTTCCCCACATCGGATGCGGGGAAAGCGTCCTTCAGCTCACAATCGGCCCTGTTCCTGTGCTGCCCAATAGCGCTCGAGGTCGACGTCGGGCGTGCCGTCCTTGCCCGGGTCGATCGCCTTCATCGTGATCGTGTCCTCCAGGGACACGGGCTCGGGAAGGTGGCTCCAGCGGTTCGTGTCCTCGCTCTGAGTCATATGCCGAGAATAGCCGCGCGGCTCACCGGAAGGCCGGTAGAAATGCCGCTTCGTGATGATCCCATGTTTCCGCGGGCGCGTTCAGAGGACTAAATGCCCCAGGAAGCCCGCAGTGAAGCGAGAGCGTCGTGGAAACCCGGGAACGTCTTCTTCACGCAACCCGGGTCGTCCAGCGTGATCCCCGGCGTCCGCAGCCCCGTGACGCTGAACGACATCGCGATCCGGTGATCCCGCCGGCACTTCACCAGCGTCCCCGTCGGCACACCCGGCTGGACCTCGATCCAGTCCCGCCCCGTCTCGACCGA is a genomic window containing:
- a CDS encoding cob(I)yrinic acid a,c-diamide adenosyltransferase, encoding MVVRINRVYTKVGDNGTTALGDGSRVPKTSPRLGAYADVDEANSVIGLALAMGGLPEEITQVLRAVQNDLFDVGADLCAPIVENPPYEPLRITERYIERLEGWCDEFNERVPKLTSFILPGGTPGAAFLHQARTVARRAERSGWTLFEAEQATTNQLAIKYLNRLSDLLFILSRLANPDGDILWQPGGAS
- a CDS encoding trypsin-like serine protease codes for the protein MRFTPAAAVAAMAAALLLGGATAAPAINSYNATPAPERTEVGALVATWDNDGDPATPDRVDWVCSGTMVDADTFLTAAHCTTDWPANVRFFVSLDQDVQAGLDAAAKKYPGDPAAIAKAVAVEGVAHNEPGYPGNSADSHDIAVVQVPAKQVSARWTFTPATLPSAGQLDALGPQALNSTPFVVAGYGTQEAVNAPGGHTHPGGGVRMKAPVTFNALNNTWVRLAMTAPQGNGGACYGDSGGPNFATIGGERVLVSTTITGDGPCYATNVTYRLDSPTSRDFLAPFVALP
- the murA gene encoding UDP-N-acetylglucosamine 1-carboxyvinyltransferase, which codes for MSEHFDVHGGARLVGEVDVVGAKNSVLKLMAAALLAEGTTTITNCPQILDVPLMGDVLRSVGCDVVIDGDTAKITTPAELSHRADSAAMGKLRASVCVLGPLVGRLKQAVVALPGGDAIGSRPLDMHQNGLRKLGATSTIEHGCVVAKADGLRGAQIWLDFPSVGATENILMAAVLAEGTTVIDNAAREPEIVDICTMLIEMGAKVEGAGTSTLTVEGVEKLHPTEHRVIGDRIVGATWAFAAAMTRGDLTVRGVNPHYLDLVLDKLRLAGAEVETFDDKGFRIVQNERPKAVDWVTLPYPGFATDLQPFAVALSAVSEGTSMITENIYEARFRFIEEMMRLSGDARTDGHHAVVRGVEKLSSAPVWAADIRAGAGLVLAGLCADGVTEVWDVFHIDRGYPHFVENLNRLGARIERVAGEPDRA
- a CDS encoding LysE family translocator; its protein translation is MTWSSYSSYLVIVVLIVLAPGPDTMVMLKNSLSGGTRGGFLATAGIFVANAVQGTAAALGLGVVIAQSQPVFVTLKWVGAAYLVFLGFQALRGAWRGDYSGVAAVKQQRSSGFRRFREGFLSNITNPKVLVLYLSVLPQFLDPVTTSAWHALLLAYTVAVLGAVWLLTLLFFVHRVRAWLERRKVRRALDGVTGTALVGFGAALVLE
- a CDS encoding LPXTG cell wall anchor domain-containing protein translates to MNKKTYGVLAGAAFSLILLGAAPAEAGERGNGGTPPGRAQDTTKPRPPSKADFSGRGANKHGPYDSTRDGSPSANGNGGGEAAGKPCAGCVGKADNKNPPGQLPGGSDANAGYECDRNHGVGRGNPAHTACVPDRTPPATNPPAETPPRGGPHGEVVRPAVVPAAAHTAAVAPRAASAVNAVASPPSLAKTGFDLEPVLLTGLGSLAAGAALYTGTRRRRDA